Proteins co-encoded in one Rhopalosiphum maidis isolate BTI-1 chromosome 2, ASM367621v3, whole genome shotgun sequence genomic window:
- the LOC113554603 gene encoding uncharacterized protein LOC113554603 isoform X1, whose amino-acid sequence MPAKRLGRTYGVIIVVVVVIAIASLPKRMHYNILSKTVGAWEWIVSKTMMIEEERENKCRALQFPLMTCCTLYSLQRTVTLKRPPKCSAIQIRRQATERKLIQQQVCCVRRFAIYFELKITKNICFMI is encoded by the exons ATGCCCGCCAAACGTTTAGGCCGTACATATGGCgtcatcatcgtcgtcgttgtcgtcatCGCAATCGCGTCATTGCCGAAGCGAATGCATTATAACATCCTCTCGAAAACCGTGGGCGCGTGGGAGTGGATCGTTTCGAAAACGATGATGATCGAGGAAGaaagagaaaacaaatgtag aGCTTTACAATTCCCGTTGATGACCTGCTGTACACTGTACAGTTTACAGCGCACCGTCACCTTAAAACGTCCACCGAAGTGCTCTGCAATACAAATTCGCAGACAAGCCAccgaaagaaaattaattcaacaacAAGTCTGTTGTGTTCGGCGAtttgcaatatattttgaacttaagataaccaaaaatatttgtttcatgaTATGA
- the LOC113554603 gene encoding uncharacterized protein LOC113554603 isoform X2: MKQSFTIPVDDLLYTVQFTAHRHLKTSTEVLCNTNSQTSHRKKINSTTSLLCSAICNIF; encoded by the coding sequence aGCTTTACAATTCCCGTTGATGACCTGCTGTACACTGTACAGTTTACAGCGCACCGTCACCTTAAAACGTCCACCGAAGTGCTCTGCAATACAAATTCGCAGACAAGCCAccgaaagaaaattaattcaacaacAAGTCTGTTGTGTTCGGCGAtttgcaatatattttga